The DNA window CAAAAGCGGGTCATTTATGGCATGGGGCTATTTAAAGCTATGGGCGGCTACAGGTCTTCTCCCGCCCTCTTTCCTTGACGTCGGTGTCAACGTTTACCGTGGAGACATGCGCATCGGAGAGCTGGCGGAACGCACCGGGGCGAGCACCCGCTCCCTCCGGTACTACGAGCAGCACGGGCTGCTCCAGGCCCGGCGCGGCCCCAACGGCTACCGGCAGTACACCGAGGAGGACGTGCGGCTCGTCACCGAGATCCGCGCCCTGCTCGCGGTCGGGTTCAGCCTGGAGGACACCCGGCCGTTCGTCGACTGCCTGCGCAGGGGGCACAGCACCGGCGGCTCGTGCGCCGAATCCGTCGAGGTCTACCAGCGCAAGCTCGACGAGATCGACGCCGAGATCCGGGTCCTGCTCGGCCGCCGCGCCGAGGTCGCCGCCCAGCTCGCCCAGTC is part of the Nonomuraea coxensis DSM 45129 genome and encodes:
- a CDS encoding MerR family transcriptional regulator, with translation MRIGELAERTGASTRSLRYYEQHGLLQARRGPNGYRQYTEEDVRLVTEIRALLAVGFSLEDTRPFVDCLRRGHSTGGSCAESVEVYQRKLDEIDAEIRVLLGRRAEVAAQLAQSCPGCFVRG